One part of the Arthrobacter sp. EM1 genome encodes these proteins:
- a CDS encoding helix-turn-helix transcriptional regulator, whose translation MNQPVAMGEFLRKRRASLSPGDVGLMDYGTRRVPGLRREEVAMMAGMSVTYYARLEQGQHLNASDAVINSLSRALALTDVERKHLADLSGIRRRNAKPSRSRPDHVRPGTKRLIESMHPVPAVVLGKRTEVLAWNAAGHGLVAPHLDFESPETPTQRPNMTRMLFLDEATRNLYAHWRTEAGRAVASLRLLSGRFADDAELAALVGELTLKSPEFAVMWAEHPVENCMSGSKTLHHPALGPLELGFEVLTMPDDSGHRILTYTAEPGSAEARALARLTDERTVLTL comes from the coding sequence ATGAATCAACCGGTAGCCATGGGCGAGTTCCTGCGCAAACGACGGGCCTCCCTGAGCCCGGGCGATGTCGGGCTCATGGACTACGGGACGCGGCGGGTGCCTGGCCTGCGGCGTGAGGAGGTGGCGATGATGGCCGGGATGAGCGTGACCTACTATGCCCGGCTGGAACAGGGCCAGCACCTGAACGCCTCCGACGCCGTCATTAACTCCCTTTCCAGGGCGCTGGCGTTGACCGACGTCGAACGCAAGCACCTCGCGGACCTCTCCGGAATCCGGCGCCGGAACGCGAAGCCTTCCCGCAGCCGCCCGGACCATGTCCGGCCCGGAACGAAACGGCTGATCGAGTCCATGCACCCGGTCCCGGCGGTGGTGCTGGGTAAACGCACGGAGGTCCTGGCCTGGAACGCCGCCGGCCACGGCCTGGTCGCCCCGCATCTGGACTTCGAATCCCCGGAAACGCCGACACAGCGGCCGAACATGACCCGGATGCTCTTCCTGGACGAAGCCACACGGAACCTGTATGCGCACTGGCGGACCGAGGCCGGCCGCGCCGTGGCCTCCCTGCGGCTCCTGTCGGGCCGGTTCGCCGACGACGCCGAGCTCGCCGCGCTGGTCGGTGAGCTGACCCTCAAAAGCCCGGAATTCGCCGTGATGTGGGCCGAACACCCGGTCGAGAACTGCATGTCCGGTAGCAAAACCCTGCACCACCCTGCGCTCGGACCGCTGGAGCTCGGGTTTGAGGTCCTGACCATGCCGGACGATTCCGGTCATCGGATCCTGACCTACACGGCCGAACCCGGCAGCGCCGAGGCCCGCGCACTGGCCCGGCTCACAGACGAACGAACTGTTTTGACGCTCTGA
- a CDS encoding Rid family hydrolase translates to MARVVSLIRSDSLADVAQYAYAATAPSGARLIFLAGACPLNADGSTAGVGDYTAQAEKAIANMRLALEAAGAGLEDVISTRVLVASNDRVDLVAAWDVVRTSFGDHDVPSTLMGVTVLGYPDQLVEVEAVAAVLD, encoded by the coding sequence ATGGCGCGAGTGGTCAGTCTCATTCGTTCGGACTCTCTGGCAGACGTTGCGCAGTACGCATACGCAGCAACCGCCCCCAGCGGCGCCCGCCTTATCTTCCTGGCCGGCGCATGTCCGCTGAACGCGGATGGTTCGACGGCGGGGGTAGGTGACTACACGGCCCAGGCGGAGAAGGCGATAGCGAACATGCGCCTTGCTTTGGAGGCGGCCGGTGCGGGCTTGGAGGATGTGATCAGCACTCGCGTTCTCGTCGCGTCTAACGACAGGGTCGACCTGGTGGCTGCGTGGGACGTTGTCCGCACCTCGTTCGGTGACCACGATGTTCCCAGCACCCTGATGGGAGTCACTGTTCTCGGCTACCCCGACCAGCTCGTGGAAGTCGAAGCGGTAGCCGCAGTCCTCGACTGA
- a CDS encoding cysteine hydrolase family protein, producing the protein MSHARNPTIDPRAALVIIDAQRAFDDAAYWGPRDNPSCEANIAALLMRWRETGRPIVFVRHDSTTPSSPLHPNNPGNAFKDIITGTPDLLVRKNVNSSFHGTPDLHAWLQENDIKELVVCGITTNHCCETTARVGGNLGYRVYFPLDATHTFDRTAPDRQNVTAADLSRMTGVNLHEEFATVVTTSDLLERATQITAR; encoded by the coding sequence ATGAGCCACGCGCGAAATCCCACCATTGACCCCCGTGCCGCACTGGTGATCATCGATGCGCAACGGGCCTTCGACGACGCCGCGTACTGGGGTCCTCGCGATAACCCCTCCTGCGAGGCGAACATCGCGGCCCTGCTGATGCGCTGGCGGGAAACCGGCCGTCCCATCGTTTTCGTCCGCCACGATTCGACCACGCCCTCCTCCCCCCTGCACCCGAACAACCCCGGCAACGCGTTCAAGGACATCATCACCGGCACACCGGATCTTCTGGTGCGCAAGAACGTCAACTCCAGCTTCCACGGCACCCCCGATCTACACGCGTGGCTTCAGGAAAACGACATCAAGGAGCTGGTCGTCTGCGGAATCACCACCAACCATTGCTGCGAAACCACGGCTCGAGTCGGGGGCAATCTGGGCTACCGGGTCTACTTCCCCCTCGACGCGACCCACACCTTCGACCGCACCGCCCCGGACAGACAAAACGTCACCGCGGCTGACCTGTCACGGATGACAGGGGTGAATCTCCACGAAGAGTTCGCCACAGTCGTGACCACATCGGATCTGCTAGAACGGGCAACGCAGATTACTGCCCGGTAG
- a CDS encoding VOC family protein, which translates to MTTEKRTTAPVRQLRLIVEAEDYEAAVTFYRDVLGLTEQAAFEGDGDARVTILEVGRATLELSNPAQIRMIDDIEADGQRSAKIRVAFEVDDSATATKDLVAGGATLVAEPRETPWKSLNSRLTGPGGLQLTLFQELEDIQTRSTRPGFKHP; encoded by the coding sequence ATGACTACAGAGAAGAGAACCACAGCCCCTGTGCGCCAGCTGCGCCTCATCGTCGAAGCCGAAGATTACGAGGCCGCGGTGACGTTCTACCGAGACGTGCTGGGCCTCACTGAACAAGCCGCCTTTGAAGGTGACGGCGATGCCAGAGTCACCATCCTCGAGGTCGGTCGCGCCACGCTCGAACTCTCCAACCCGGCCCAGATCCGGATGATCGACGATATCGAGGCCGACGGCCAACGGAGCGCAAAAATCCGGGTCGCCTTCGAAGTGGACGATTCGGCCACGGCAACGAAGGATCTCGTCGCGGGCGGCGCCACCCTCGTTGCCGAGCCGCGCGAAACGCCATGGAAGTCATTGAACTCCAGGTTGACCGGTCCCGGGGGGTTGCAGCTGACCTTGTTCCAGGAACTGGAAGACATCCAGACACGCAGCACCCGCCCAGGGTTCAAACACCCCTAA
- a CDS encoding MerR family transcriptional regulator, translating to MRIGELSAATGVSVRSLRYYEDQGLLSADRTGSGQRVYGPDAAARVGLIQELFGAGICSATMVDLLPCMSDPGVRTPKLRSRLLQERDRISDTITNLATTQAALDRIINEI from the coding sequence ATGCGTATCGGAGAACTTTCGGCCGCGACAGGGGTCAGTGTGCGTTCACTGCGGTACTACGAGGACCAGGGCCTGCTAAGCGCGGACCGCACCGGATCAGGGCAAAGGGTCTACGGCCCGGATGCGGCGGCCCGTGTGGGGCTCATCCAGGAGCTCTTCGGAGCCGGCATATGCAGCGCAACGATGGTCGATCTGCTCCCGTGCATGAGTGATCCCGGCGTGAGGACACCCAAGCTGCGGAGCCGGTTGCTCCAGGAACGCGACCGGATCTCGGACACCATCACAAACCTCGCGACAACCCAGGCAGCCTTGGACCGGATCATCAACGAAATCTGA
- a CDS encoding GDSL-type esterase/lipase family protein has translation MVFSFGTLLDEKVQQSLFGTRLNTVKDSLIGHGTTEVVITDLDVIAKSGKNVHLGLVRREGNSVSGGLLALTPDQLATADAYEVGAYARRRVPTGAHGQAWCYVSAEPLAVAERIALIGDSIAYGRCTPEGGWAARVASRHIARDEENNRFFNLAWPGATMLEVLDAAEAEVSARRADTILVAAGINDLLHVEGRSGAKVSQDVIARLESFCDAMESQGRRVVVMSPNWVDTTVIPGLHLDEILDLRESMRSWCQRTFRDFLDTWNVLADRPALFSDGIHPSTEGHRLLAEAVGSI, from the coding sequence CTGGTCTTCTCGTTCGGCACCCTGTTGGATGAGAAGGTGCAGCAGTCGCTGTTCGGCACCCGGCTCAACACGGTCAAGGACTCCCTGATCGGGCACGGAACCACCGAGGTCGTCATCACCGACCTGGATGTGATTGCCAAGAGCGGCAAGAACGTTCACCTCGGCCTCGTCCGGCGTGAAGGTAACTCAGTATCCGGCGGCCTGCTGGCTCTAACCCCTGACCAGCTGGCCACGGCCGACGCCTACGAGGTCGGCGCCTACGCCCGCCGCCGCGTGCCCACCGGAGCCCACGGGCAGGCCTGGTGTTACGTCTCCGCCGAGCCTCTGGCCGTGGCCGAACGCATTGCCCTGATCGGCGATAGCATTGCCTACGGGCGCTGCACCCCGGAAGGCGGCTGGGCCGCCCGGGTCGCCTCGCGACACATCGCCCGCGACGAGGAGAACAACCGGTTCTTCAACCTGGCCTGGCCGGGCGCCACCATGCTCGAGGTCCTGGACGCCGCCGAGGCCGAGGTGTCCGCCCGCCGCGCCGACACGATCCTGGTGGCGGCCGGCATCAATGACCTTCTCCATGTCGAGGGACGAAGCGGGGCAAAAGTGAGCCAGGACGTAATCGCCCGGCTGGAGTCCTTCTGTGATGCCATGGAGTCCCAGGGACGGCGCGTGGTGGTGATGAGCCCGAACTGGGTAGACACCACAGTGATACCCGGCCTCCATCTGGACGAGATCCTAGACCTGCGGGAGAGCATGCGGTCCTGGTGCCAGCGGACCTTCCGGGACTTCCTGGACACCTGGAACGTCCTGGCCGACCGCCCGGCCCTGTTCAGCGACGGCATCCATCCCTCGACCGAGGGCCACCGACTGCTGGCCGAAGCTGTCGGCAGCATCTGA